AACGATCGAACAAGCTACCAATCCAAACCTGCCAACACACTATAACATGGTTCGGGCCATTCGAGAAAAGCTTCAGGAATGGTCTCCAGCGATATTCGTTGGCTACAACAGCATGGCATTTGATGAGGAACTGCTGCGCCAGGCGCAATACCAGACCTTGCACAATCCATACCTGACGCAGCGTCAAGGCAACGGCCGTGCGGACGCCATGATGCTTGTGAAGGCCATTTCGCAGTTCGAACCGGATTGTCTAACTGTTCCGGTAAAGCCAAACGGAAAACCCGTCTTCAAGCTCGACCAATTGGCTCCTGCAAATGGCTTTGATCATAGTAACGCCCATGATGCCATGGCTGATGTCGAGGCCGTCATCCACCTTTGCCGAATCGCGGCAGATCATGCCGACTCTGAATGGTCCAACTTCGTCCGATTTTCACAGAAGGCCGCTACCGATGCTTTCCTGATGGAGGGCGAGCCCGTCTTATTGACTGAATTCTATAGTTTTGGTGGTCAGAAGCATTACCCAATCATTAGAATCGGGGCAGATGCTGAGCAGCCAACGAAACACCTGTGCTACGATCTAAGCCATGACCCCAGCATATTCCGCTCGTTGTCTGACGCCTCTCTCCTGAAATGTTTTTCTAGCCAGCCCAAGCCCCTTCGGAAGGTCAAGAGCAACGCAGCGCCATCGCTACGAAACCTAGATGAGGCGCCTGCATGGTGTTTGAGTAACCTGACGGAAGCACAGCTCATTGACCGGGCCGAAAGTGTGGTTGCCGACGACGAACTCGTCGCTCGCCTAGTCGGGATCTATGAGCAATCAAAGATTGTCTATCCGGCCTCCGAGCATGTCGAGGAGCAAATCTACAGCGGCTTCCCGACGCCTGCCGATGAAGCCCTGATGGAAAGATTCCATGCAACGCCTTGGGCGGCACGTCACCAGCTGATTCCGCAGTTCGCTGATGAGCGCCTTTCTTTTCTGGCCGCCCGCCTAATCTATGTCGAGGATCCAAGCCACTTGCCGGGTGAGCTTCGCCAAACCGTTCAGGCGCATATCCGTGGCCGCGTGCACTTTGCGGGCGAGTGCAAATGGGGGACCGTGGCAAAGGCCATTGCCGAATGCGATGAGAAGCTAATGACCGCTGCGGGCGAGCAGATTGAAATGCTGCAGCGATACAAGGCGCATTTGCAAATCGCATATCTTTGAAACACGAAGCGGTTGCTCACACTCAGTTCTTGTAAAGGTCTGATGAGCCAACTGATCGCGCGGGGAGCAACGGCGGTCCAACAATGAATTTCGGACTGTGAGTGGCAATGCGCCGGCGTGGTATTCTCGCGATTTCGCTTAGCTCAGATTGCTGGCTCTGGAACCCGGGTGACGTTGATTAACGCAGCTTCATGTTTCGCTTGAGCCAAGTCGTGTGCCGACTGCATGCGAAGCATGGTAGCCGCCGATATACCGAACGCCTTCTCAAACCGAATTGCCATGCCAGGCGTAAGCGCAGCCCGGCCATTCAAGACCCGACTTAGTGCGGGACGGGTCACCTTGAGATGCTCAGCCGCGCTCGATACCGTCATCCCATACGGCTTCACAATCTCCTCAAGCAGCCATGGCCCTGGGTGGATCGCAAAGCTCTCATGCAGCGTGATAGCCATCAGTGATAGTCCTCCAGATCGAGGTCGGCGACCGTGGTGTCGTCGATCAATGTAAATGTCAGCCGCCAGTTTTTGGTGACCGTCATAGCGTAGTGCCCTTCGCGATCTCCGGTCAGGGCATGGAAGCCAAAGTTCGGTGGCACAGCCAGTTCCTCTACGCCTTCAGCCGCAGCTATATACGCGAGCATCCGCATCAGGCGGTCGGCTTCCATCAGGCCTTTCGGCTTCCCAGACTCTGCGAACTTGCGGAGAGCCTTGTGCCTGATACTGCCAATCTCCATAAGGGTGTAATGCCACGCGTTACACCTAGAGTCAATGCGAATGTAATGCGTCGGGTTACACCCGGTGATGTAACCGCTGCCTGATTTACGACGACCTCGGGCACTTGGCCCCACTATCAACGATGCGATCTAATGGCTACCATGGTCGGTCTGATCAGTTGCCGACCATGACAGAGCAGCGAACCGGAGCGCCCGTCTTTTCGGCTTTCGTCTTGCATGCTGACAACGCCTCGCGGTTCTGCGTCTCAATTTGAGCGCCAAACTGCATCGCCTTCCAGCCTACCGGGTCTTGCGACCGGATCAGCCGGACTCCTGCCTCCGCCACAGTAGGCGCATCGACCATTCTGGCCGCCATGCGCTCCGGCAACTGCCAGCTGTCGGGTA
This DNA window, taken from Porphyrobacter sp. ULC335, encodes the following:
- a CDS encoding exonuclease domain-containing protein, whose product is MGFVFYDTETTGTDRFFDQILQFAAIKTDENLNELDRFEIRCRLLPHIVMAPGAMLVTGVTIEQATNPNLPTHYNMVRAIREKLQEWSPAIFVGYNSMAFDEELLRQAQYQTLHNPYLTQRQGNGRADAMMLVKAISQFEPDCLTVPVKPNGKPVFKLDQLAPANGFDHSNAHDAMADVEAVIHLCRIAADHADSEWSNFVRFSQKAATDAFLMEGEPVLLTEFYSFGGQKHYPIIRIGADAEQPTKHLCYDLSHDPSIFRSLSDASLLKCFSSQPKPLRKVKSNAAPSLRNLDEAPAWCLSNLTEAQLIDRAESVVADDELVARLVGIYEQSKIVYPASEHVEEQIYSGFPTPADEALMERFHATPWAARHQLIPQFADERLSFLAARLIYVEDPSHLPGELRQTVQAHIRGRVHFAGECKWGTVAKAIAECDEKLMTAAGEQIEMLQRYKAHLQIAYL
- a CDS encoding HigA family addiction module antitoxin, with the protein product MAITLHESFAIHPGPWLLEEIVKPYGMTVSSAAEHLKVTRPALSRVLNGRAALTPGMAIRFEKAFGISAATMLRMQSAHDLAQAKHEAALINVTRVPEPAI
- a CDS encoding type II toxin-antitoxin system RelE/ParE family toxin; its protein translation is MEIGSIRHKALRKFAESGKPKGLMEADRLMRMLAYIAAAEGVEELAVPPNFGFHALTGDREGHYAMTVTKNWRLTFTLIDDTTVADLDLEDYH